The sequence below is a genomic window from Pelorhabdus rhamnosifermentans.
TCGTTGCCGTCGAAGCAATTCCGTAACCAATCCCATTCAAAAAACGAATTATGTAAAGAATTAGCAAGCTTTTTATATCAAAATAAAAGAGCATTGTTACAAAATAGAAAATAATTCCAGCATACAGCATCTTTTTACGTCCAAGCAATTCAATAGATTTTCCTACAAACAGGCGGGCAAATAGTGTGCCAACTATAAAAATACCTGATGCCAGACCAGCTTCACTCAAAGAGGCCTGTAGCGTATCCTTTGCCACCACAGTTATAATTACCATCAACAAATAATATATGAGATAAAGCAAAAAATTAATAATCGTATCAATTAAAAAATCTTTGGTCCATAATTTAGTTTTCTCCATAACTTTATATCATCCCTATATCATTTGACTTACAAAATTTATCTAATCGATCTTAACGCCATGACAAAATTTTCTTTCGACAGTATTCTGTATATCTTATCGAATACTGTCGAAAGTGCGGCAATCATGGTTTCATCGCAGATATCATCTTGTATAACATTGACAATTATATAAGGAAGTTACCTTTTTGTATAACAAAATAAATAGATAACCGATATAAATAAAATCAATAACGATTTATACCGGTTATCTGATCTATAAACAATCCCTGCCAGGATTACTTTTTTTATTCAAATTAATTACATAATCAATAAAGACTTTCATCATTTTATACTTGGGATTTTTCTTCTTATAGAGCAAATATGCTTTTAAATTCAGCAAAGGATTAATCACATAATAACCGCTTTCGACCCCCAGTGCCGTCAATAGCCTTTCCGCGAGCAGTGCTCCCACTTGATTTTGTTGACAATAATTTATCATCGCATAGGGTGTAGAAAGATTTGCCGCAATCGGAGGGAGCTCGTTGATCTGTGCAAAATATTGGTCGATCATCGCATTCATAAAATACTTAGGCGGATATCGAACTAGAGGAACATCCATCAATCGAGCTATGCTGATCTCGCCCGTCAAATTCTTAACGTTAGGCGCATAATAGACCACATTATCTATACAGAAACAATCCTTTTCATAACCATTTACCTTGATATCCGACGGCAGAAAGGTTGATCCGATATCAATACTGCCATTTTTCAGTGCCTGCAATAAATCCTCTTCTTCCATAGTGTAAACGCTGATGTAGATATTCGAATTATTCCTGCGAAAATAAGCCACATGCTGATTCATAAGAACA
It includes:
- a CDS encoding LysR family transcriptional regulator: MGELPSIQQLENFITYGRIRNFTIAAKEANITQSAFSFQMQKLETVLGVKLIARSNRGSKLTPEGEMFFLRLNSIMTSLTEAVYDVRNFNANNLLDLKIGVLTSLGDVLMNQHVAYFRRNNSNIYISVYTMEEEDLLQALKNGSIDIGSTFLPSDIKVNGYEKDCFCIDNVVYYAPNVKNLTGEISIARLMDVPLVRYPPKYFMNAMIDQYFAQINELPPIAANLSTPYAMINYCQQNQVGALLAERLLTALGVESGYYVINPLLNLKAYLLYKKKNPKYKMMKVFIDYVINLNKKSNPGRDCL